A segment of the Sphingomicrobium flavum genome:
TGACCGCGACGAGCTGGAACTGGCCTTTCAGCCGCTGATCGACCTGAAATCGGGCGAGGTGACGGGGTTCGAGGCACTGTCGCGCTGGACCCATGAAGATCGCGGGCCGATCAGCCCGGCTGAGTTCATCCCGGTGGCCGAGGAAAGCGGGCTGATCATCGAGCTCGGACGCTGGGCGCTCGACAAGGCAGCGCACACGCTGGCGCAATGGGATCGCGATGCAGGAGTGAAGCTGCCGCTTTATGTTGGCGTCAACATGTCGGCGATTCAGATGGCGCGCGACAATATCGCCGAGACCGTCGGCAGCGCGTTGAAATCAAGCGGACTGGGCGGCGAGCGGCTGACGCTGGAACTGACCGAAAGCGCGATTGTGCAGGATCCCGATCGCGCCACGCGGGTGTTCGATGCGCTGAAGGGGCTGGATACGACCGTGGCGATGGACGATTTTGGCACCGGCTATTCCAGCCTTGCCTATCTGCAGCGCCTGCCGATCGACGTGCTCAAGATCGACCAGAGCTTCGTGAAGGGCATGCACCAGGATGCCGACAGCATCGCCATCGTGCGCGCCATCCTCAGCCTGGCGCAGGCGCTGGGCATGAAGACCACCGCCGAGGGTATCGAGGATCTGCAGACGGCGACGACCTTGTCGGCGCTGGGCTGTGCCAGCGGGCAGGGCTTTTATTTCGCCAAGCCGCTGAAAGCCGATGATGCGCTGGCCTATTGGAAACAGCGCCGAGGCAAGGGGTTGGCGGGCTAGGCTTACCAGTCCTTCATCGGCCAGTTGAGCGGCTTGCGGGGTGGCCAGCTATAGGGCGTCTTCTCCAGCATCGCCGCATAGTTGGGCGTGTTCTCAATGTCCCACGGGGCGCCGCAATTACAAAAATCAGCCGCGATTTGTAGCGCGGTGGCACCGCCCCGCCGGGCGTCGACCTTGCGCGCGAGGCGGTTGGCGGCATCGCGATCACCTATCAGGGCATAGAAAGAAATCTGCTCGTAAATCGGGACGTTCTGGGTGGCGAGAAACTCGCGGACCTTGTCAATTTCCCGACCTGCAAAGGCGCGGGCTGTCTGCAGGTGATAAAGACGGTCGCTGCGCCTCGCCAGGCGAAGCGCGCGCTCGGCATCGCCTTCCCAGATCGCCAGGACAGACTCGAGGTCGGAGGTCTTGTCGCCGTCACGCTTCAATCGCTGCAACGTCGCCCGGGCATCATCGAGGCGATCGACCCGACCCAATTCCCAGAAGCTGTTGTACATCCGAATGCTATCGGCGGTGTAGCATTCCTGCTGGGCCAGCAGCGTGTCCGCGATGAAGTCGACCTTGTCGAAAGCAGCGACAAGGAATGTATTCCAGTTGGGAATACTGCAGCCCTGTGCTTCGACATGTGCCTGGCGGGACAGGGACGCGACGTCGCTCCAGTCGTCCGAAAAGGCCGCGGCGTAAAGGTCAATCGCCAGCCGGTGCCGCCGGGTGGAAGCATTTCTACGAGCGATGGCAAGGCGTTCCAGCAACTGTTCGCGTGGATTTGCCGTGACCTCCTGGGGAAGCTCGGGATGCGTGATGTCCGCAAAACTATCTAGCAGGATATGCGAATAGAGATCGGAGGCCTGCGTCTGCGCTTCGACGAGCTTGGGCGCCTTTGCGAAGGCCTGGTCGTAGAGCTGCGTCGCCTCGTACAGCAAGCTGAGATCGGTGAGCTCGCCATGCGCCCTCGAATAGAGCTCGGTGGCCTTCGCACCAAGCGCGAACGCTTCGGGATCATTGATGCCGGCATCTTCCATGCGCGCAAGCAGTCGCTCGTCCAGCAGCACATCGAGCGAGGATGCGACCTTTTCGGCAATATCGGACTGGAACTGGAGTACATCGTCGCGGCTGCCGTCATAGCTGTAGGACCAGACGGTCTCGCCGGTTCCGGTGCGAATGAGCCGCGCGGTGACACGGACATCATCGCCGCCGCGGCGGAGCGAACCTTCAACGATATAATCGACATTGAGGCGCTTTGTGAGCGCGTCGACATCTTCGCCGCTGTCGCGCAGGCTGAAGACGGTCGTGCGCGGCAGCACCCGGAACTCGCCCAGCGCATCGAGGCGGTTCATGATCTCCTCGGTGATCCCGTCGGCGAAGAACTGGTCGTCTTCATCGGAAGACTGGGCGACGAAGGGCAGGACGGCGATGCTATCGCGATCTTCGACTTCGGCGGTCGCCGTGGTCGGTTCGCCTTGCTGGGTGACAAAATAGCCGGTGGCCCCGAGCAGGGCGACGGCGAGTGCGGCACCGACAAGGATGGGGGCATGCTTGCTTTTGCCTGAGTTGGCAGCGTGTTGATGCGCTTCGTGGTGGCCGCCGACCAGGGCGTCGAGCGCCTCCGTCAGAGCCGCCATGGCGTCATCGCCGTTCAAGTCAATGGCGTGGCGCTGGCGATAGCCCATGGGGGGCAATGTGTCGTCGATGCGTACGGGAACGAGCTTGTTGTGATCGCGGCCATAAGCGGCTTCATCGCGCACCCATTCTGATTTTACTGCATCCTTGGACCAGACGACGAGGACGGCCTTGGCCTCAGCGATGGCGGCTTCGATATCTTCGCTGAACTGGTGCCCGCCGCGCAGATGCTTGTCCCACCAGAGCGTATAGCCCGCTTCCTCCAGCGCGGCCGCCAGCTTTTCGACACGCGGCTGGTCGGCGCGGGCGTAGGAGAGGAAGATGTCGGCCATCAGTTGGTTGCCTCATGACCGGAATCGCCGGGGCGGAGGGGGAGGCCGGCAAGATTGCCCTGCTCACGGCGGTAGGCCTCTACGCCCTTGAATCGGCTATTGTCGAAAATTTCGGCGTACCGCGGATCACGGCGGACGTTATCCGGCACCGAGAGATTGTCATCGAACAGGAAGTTGAGGCTCCAGTCCGCTGGAATATCCGCATTCGTCAAGGTTCTCAGTCGCTCGATCGCGCCGTCAACATCGCCATCGCGGCCCAGATGCGAAACGGCGCGATAGGGACTGCCGAGGGGAAGTGGCACAGGTTCGCCACCCAATCGCCTATAGCGGACGTAAGCAATCAACTGCTGCAATAGTTGCGGTTCGGTATCGTCCGACAAGCCTTGTTCAAACTGTTCAAGATGACGATTGGCGAGCATGTTGTCGGAGAAATCCATGGCGAGCATGGCATCGAACCAGGCTTGATCCTCGTACTGGCATATGCCTTCGCACGCCTGGCCGGCTTCGATGATATTGTTGAACCGTTTGAGGCCGCGCAGGGCAAGGAGGCGATAGGGTGTCGTGAAAATTCCAGCGTCGATTGCGCGCGCCCGATCCAGATGGGTCAAAGCTTCGCGATAATGGCCACCCACCAGGAGGGCGATACCCAAGATACGCTGGCTTTCTGCGGAACGAGGATACAGTTCGACTGCCCGTCGTGCCGTGGCAATCGCGGTTTGCGGGTCACCGTGGGCGCGTGTGGCGGTATAAGCCTTGGCAATCAATGCCCAACGATTGGTCGGATCACTAGCGAGCGCGCGCTCATAAGCTTCGCGCTGATGTGACATAAATTCGTCCACGCTGAGAGCGAGGTTGTTTGGCCCGGATTCGATCATCGACGCGGCCTTGGCGGCATGAGCATCGGCCCATTCCGGCGCGCGTTCTGCAACCGAGTCAAAATATTGATGCGCAGCAAGCCGGGCCTCGTCGCTATCGTTGGCCAGCATTTCCTCCATGCCGCTGCGATAGTCGGCCAAGATTTCGGGTGAGACGCCGCGGTAATCGGACAGCATGCCTTCGCCAACACCCAAACGGGCCTGGACTGCGGCCGCCAAGCGGGCAACGGCATCCTGGACGAGCGCCGTCTGCTGTCCGGCCGGGCGATCAAACTGACGTGTCCATACCGGCTGGCCGCTGGCCGCATCGACCAGGCGCAGGCTCAGCTTCAGCTCTCCGCCGTCCTGGCGCAGGTCGCCTTCCACGAAATGGGTAGCGTTTACCCGCTCGGCGATGTCGCCCGGAGCGCCACCATTATCAGCGGCTGCGAATGTCGTTCCGGGTGAGACCAGCGACATGTAGGCGCGGCCCCCAAGGGCGTCCGCGATGCGCGACGCAATATCGCGGCCAGATCCCGCCTGGGCACCGATCTCCTGGAAGGGCAGTACCGCGAGTGTCACGGATGCCGCTTCTCCTTCTTCACCCGCGAAAATTTCAGCGAGTGGTCCCGGGCGCATGATGGCGAGCGCACCGATGAGCAGGATCAGGAGGCCGGCAACCAGGGCATTGACGGGGACACGCTTGCGGGGCGTTGCTGGTTCAACCTCATGCGCGCCGCCAACAAGGGCATCGATTGCCTCGGTCAGGCTGTGGAGCGCAGTTTCATCGAACAGCCCGTGGGAAAAGTCAGTGGCCTGACGTTGGCGATAGCCAAATGGCGGCATGCTATCATCGAGCCGCAATGCAACGAGTTTGCCGTGGTCGCGCGCATAGCTTGCTTCTTCGCGGACCCATTCGCTTTCCGAGGCATGCTCCGACCAGGCGACAATAACCGCCTTTGCTTCCTTGAGCGCAGCTTCGATATCACGGGCAAATTCAGCGCCACTGCGGATATGCCTGTCCCACCAGACGCTATAGCCAGCTTCCTCGAGCGCGGCCGCCAGCTTCTCGATGCGCGGCTGGTCGGCGCGGGCGTAGGAGAGGAAGATGTCGGCCATCAGTTCAACTTGCCTTCTGGCGAGAGGGGGATGCCGATGGTCGTGCCATTGGCCTTGTGCCAGGCAAGGATCTTCGCACGTACTGGGTGGTCGAAGATGGCATGGTAGCGCGGATCGCGGCGCATATGGTCGGGAATATCGAGGCGACCGGGGTAGAAGAGTTCGGCGACCTGCGAGGGATCGCCGGTGTTACTCGTCCACTCGATGGCTGCCCACGCCGCTTCTTCCTTGCCCAGCATCGCCTGCAACTGGACACCGGCCCACCCGAAATAATTCTCGAATGGTTCGGGGCCGTCATAGGGGCGCTCGTAGATCAGCGCGCGAAGCGCCGCATCGGCTTGTTCGATGACGAATTCCGGGAAGCCTGCCTGGCGGGAGAGCGCCAGCAAATCGTCCCTGTCTCGGTCGAACTGGTAGGGTTCGGCATGATCCGCCATGGCGTAGAACCATGTCTGGACCTGCGCGCTGCAATCGGCGCAATTACGCATGGTGCGTGCCATTTCGTCATAATCGCCGGCCCAGCGTTTCAGGTTGGCGACGTAGCCACGGATGATGTTATTGTAGGGATCCCGCGCCTGTGCCTCTTCGCCCTGGCGCAGAGCATCCGTGCTGCGACCGGCAACGAAATAGACGGCGGAGAGCGCGTAATGGCTTTCAGGCGCTTCGGGCGCATCGGCGACGAGCTTCTCGCCCGCCTCTATCGCTGCGTCGATGTCGCCATCGAAGCGGGGAATGGCCCGGACCCTCGCGGCGCGCGCAAGGATATTGTCGGGGTCGCCCTCCAGGGCGGAAGCGATGGCGCGTTCGATTTCCTGCCCGATGCCTTCTTCATTGAGTCCGAAGGATGCGCCGTCGCTGTGCACAAGCAAATATGCCTTGGCGGCGTGGGCGGCGGCGAAATCGGGTTCGAGCGAAATAGCGCGGTTGAGCTGACGGTATGCTTCCTGTCGGTCGGTTATCTCGTTGCGCTGGAAAACGCGATCGAGGCCGCGCAGGTAAGCATCGTAGGCGACAGGGTCGACGTCGCGCGTGTCGGCAAGGTCGCCGCGGCCAAGACCGAGCCGGGTTTGCAGCGCCGTGGCCAATAGACGCAGCATGCGGCCCTGAACGTTGGGCAATTGGTCGGGTGCGCCTTCGACCGTATCGGCCCAAATCTGTGCGCCGGTGGCGGCATCGATCAGCCTCACGCCAATCGTAAGCGTGTCGCCACTGACCCGCACATCGCCCTCTACGACATGGGTTGCCGACAGCCGCGCGCCAATCTGGGTGGCGGTCAGCTGTTGCTCGGCCAGCGCGACGGTCGAATTGGTGGAAACGATGCCGAGCCCAGGAATGGCGACGAGGCCGTCGGAAAAGACACCGGGCAGGCTGGTACGAAGATAGGACAATCCCTCATCGCCGCCGATAGAGAAGGGCATGATGGCGAGCGTGGCCGACTGCGACTGTTGCTGCGTACTGCCGGGAATGCCGTTGACGGCAACATAGGTGCCGCCGGCCAGTGCCAGGGCGACGGCGCTGCCGGCGATAAGGAAGGGTTTTTTGGATTTGGACGAGGCCGGCTGAGGCACGGGTGCGACCGGTTCGGCATCAAGGGCCTCAGCGAGGTCGGCGGGCAGGGCGGCGCCGGTCTCGCCCCAGCCTTGCAAGTCGACGGTGTGGAACTGGCCGAAACCCAAGGGCGCGGGGGTGCCATCGATGGTGGCGCCGATGAGGTGGCCCGCGTCGGCGGCATGGCTGGCTTCATCGCGGACCCAGCGGCTTTCGACGCTGGCCGCAGACCAGAGCACGAGGACGTGGGTGGCAGCGTGCAATTCGCGCTCGATATCCTTGGAAAATTGCGACCCGCCCTTGATGTGGCGGTCCCACCAGACCGACTTGCCCGCGGCTTCGATGGCGGAGCCGAGGCGCTCGGCGATGGCGCGATCTTCGCGGGCGTAGGAGAGGAAGATGTCGGCCATCAGTCCCCCTGATAACGGCCGGGGCAGCGCAGTTGGTTGCGTTCTGGCTGGCTGTGCGGGATGCCTGCCTTTTC
Coding sequences within it:
- a CDS encoding FlgO family outer membrane protein; translation: MADIFLSYARADQPRVEKLAAALEEAGYTLWWDKHLRGGHQFSEDIEAAIAEAKAVLVVWSKDAVKSEWVRDEAAYGRDHNKLVPVRIDDTLPPMGYRQRHAIDLNGDDAMAALTEALDALVGGHHEAHQHAANSGKSKHAPILVGAALAVALLGATGYFVTQQGEPTTATAEVEDRDSIAVLPFVAQSSDEDDQFFADGITEEIMNRLDALGEFRVLPRTTVFSLRDSGEDVDALTKRLNVDYIVEGSLRRGGDDVRVTARLIRTGTGETVWSYSYDGSRDDVLQFQSDIAEKVASSLDVLLDERLLARMEDAGINDPEAFALGAKATELYSRAHGELTDLSLLYEATQLYDQAFAKAPKLVEAQTQASDLYSHILLDSFADITHPELPQEVTANPREQLLERLAIARRNASTRRHRLAIDLYAAAFSDDWSDVASLSRQAHVEAQGCSIPNWNTFLVAAFDKVDFIADTLLAQQECYTADSIRMYNSFWELGRVDRLDDARATLQRLKRDGDKTSDLESVLAIWEGDAERALRLARRSDRLYHLQTARAFAGREIDKVREFLATQNVPIYEQISFYALIGDRDAANRLARKVDARRGGATALQIAADFCNCGAPWDIENTPNYAAMLEKTPYSWPPRKPLNWPMKDW
- a CDS encoding TIR domain-containing protein, encoding MADIFLSYARADQPRIEKLAAALEEAGYSVWWDRHIRSGAEFARDIEAALKEAKAVIVAWSEHASESEWVREEASYARDHGKLVALRLDDSMPPFGYRQRQATDFSHGLFDETALHSLTEAIDALVGGAHEVEPATPRKRVPVNALVAGLLILLIGALAIMRPGPLAEIFAGEEGEAASVTLAVLPFQEIGAQAGSGRDIASRIADALGGRAYMSLVSPGTTFAAADNGGAPGDIAERVNATHFVEGDLRQDGGELKLSLRLVDAASGQPVWTRQFDRPAGQQTALVQDAVARLAAAVQARLGVGEGMLSDYRGVSPEILADYRSGMEEMLANDSDEARLAAHQYFDSVAERAPEWADAHAAKAASMIESGPNNLALSVDEFMSHQREAYERALASDPTNRWALIAKAYTATRAHGDPQTAIATARRAVELYPRSAESQRILGIALLVGGHYREALTHLDRARAIDAGIFTTPYRLLALRGLKRFNNIIEAGQACEGICQYEDQAWFDAMLAMDFSDNMLANRHLEQFEQGLSDDTEPQLLQQLIAYVRYRRLGGEPVPLPLGSPYRAVSHLGRDGDVDGAIERLRTLTNADIPADWSLNFLFDDNLSVPDNVRRDPRYAEIFDNSRFKGVEAYRREQGNLAGLPLRPGDSGHEATN
- a CDS encoding TIR domain-containing protein; the encoded protein is MADIFLSYAREDRAIAERLGSAIEAAGKSVWWDRHIKGGSQFSKDIERELHAATHVLVLWSAASVESRWVRDEASHAADAGHLIGATIDGTPAPLGFGQFHTVDLQGWGETGAALPADLAEALDAEPVAPVPQPASSKSKKPFLIAGSAVALALAGGTYVAVNGIPGSTQQQSQSATLAIMPFSIGGDEGLSYLRTSLPGVFSDGLVAIPGLGIVSTNSTVALAEQQLTATQIGARLSATHVVEGDVRVSGDTLTIGVRLIDAATGAQIWADTVEGAPDQLPNVQGRMLRLLATALQTRLGLGRGDLADTRDVDPVAYDAYLRGLDRVFQRNEITDRQEAYRQLNRAISLEPDFAAAHAAKAYLLVHSDGASFGLNEEGIGQEIERAIASALEGDPDNILARAARVRAIPRFDGDIDAAIEAGEKLVADAPEAPESHYALSAVYFVAGRSTDALRQGEEAQARDPYNNIIRGYVANLKRWAGDYDEMARTMRNCADCSAQVQTWFYAMADHAEPYQFDRDRDDLLALSRQAGFPEFVIEQADAALRALIYERPYDGPEPFENYFGWAGVQLQAMLGKEEAAWAAIEWTSNTGDPSQVAELFYPGRLDIPDHMRRDPRYHAIFDHPVRAKILAWHKANGTTIGIPLSPEGKLN